From the Calonectris borealis chromosome 15, bCalBor7.hap1.2, whole genome shotgun sequence genome, the window GGGGACGggattttgttttcccttccctgtGTGTGTGTCAGGTTTGTTGACAGATGGTTTGGCTGACTGTGCTTGACTATTATCAAGCAGCTATTACCTTTGTAAATTGAATCCCATTTGAagattttctgtaattaaatctGCAGTGTGTTTGCAAGGCTTATATTGTATCCCGCACGTATTTGGGGAGCGTGCAAGGCAGTCAGATGGCTGATTTACACAGCCAGAGACAGCAGCATCCTTCAGCCACAGGGATGGGGTGCTTTTGGCAGTCTGTGCTGCCACCTAGCCAAGACCAAGCCATTGAGTTCAGCCttgttttacattttgaaagcttCAACTGAAGCGTATCCCCCAGATCTAAATAAAGCCTCAGCCCACAGCAGACACAAGGAAATTTGCGCTCTGTGCTTTGAGAATCGTACAGTCAGCAGAAGAGAGCAGCTTAAAACAGGTAGCTACATTTCCCTCAGAAATGTCTTGTACTTACGGTAGAAGACATATTCAGTGTAGCTGGACCAGACCTTGTCATCTGTGTACTGGTTGACAAAGGAAGCCGTCACTGAGGAGTTACAGGCCACCATGTGGAATCCACACTCGGACAACATGTCGAAAGCCCTCTCCAGGTGCTTGAACTTGAGATAAAACCTGGAGGTGTACCTTTCTGGAGCCCTGTCTGGGTCTCTGCTCTCATTCAAACTTTCTCCAAAGACCTCTTTGACCAGAGCAATCCTTCCACAAACCAAAATCCTTGGGACCCTCCTGAATTTGGCATCTGCTTGGCTCTCCCTGCCAATAGTGCACGACCCCCGGTACCCGATGGTAATGAATCCCCACTTCCGATCAGGCGGTAAGAGCGATGAGGGTGGGCATATTCTCGTGTCACTGCCTTGGGAGACCTCTTCATAGTCACTGTGGCAATAATCATCGGGGCTTTGCTTGTTGTCATCGGGAGTCAGGATTTTGACCAAGTCCGGGAGCTGGAAGTACTCAGCCTCCCTCTtgagccttcccttctctggGAAGTGGTCAGGCAGAACCACTTGCTTGTCCCTGAGATAGTCCAGAATATAGCGGAAAAGGAAACCATCTCTGTCGATGAAGAACCTTCCCTTGGAGTCCTTGGCCAGATCGTTGGCTGTGTCTCTCTTTGGGGTGAACATTTTCCACAGCAGGGAGTGCGGGGTGCCAACCAAGGTGGAGTGGCGAGTGAAGTAAACCTGGCCGCCCACGTTTAGCTCCACTACCTCTGGGAAGGAGTGCAGCCCAGTCCCCTGCTCACGGGGAGGAAGGTAAGTCCTGCAGTTGCCACTTAGAGCCATTGtactttaaaacagaaatcagCAGCACGAAGCAGCAGGACTATCAATCACATCAAAGTGTAGAATAAGGCTCCCAACATTAAGGAGAAACAAGGGGGAAAGgggaagtgaggaaagaaaaatagccaaaaggtttgtttaaaaaaaatctgaattgtcCATAAGTGACAGTGTGGCAGAAGTGGCTTATACCCTAAGCCATAGAGGCAGGAGAGCAATCACTTCATGAAATGCAATCACATCACTAGATCTTCCAACAAAGCCATCAAAATCAAGGTCAAGCCAAGCCTATGGTCATTCACAGGTCTgtcaaaagggaaaacaaaataagacacaaattattcttttaagCATCACAGAAGCTGCAACAGAGAAAAGCAGATCAGTTTAGAAAGCCAAGCTAGATCTCCTGCTAAATAGCTCTATTTTTTTGCAAGTTCTATGCTTCTTTTTCACAAGTACTAATCAATGGAAG encodes:
- the KCTD16 gene encoding BTB/POZ domain-containing protein KCTD16, which encodes MALSGNCRTYLPPREQGTGLHSFPEVVELNVGGQVYFTRHSTLVGTPHSLLWKMFTPKRDTANDLAKDSKGRFFIDRDGFLFRYILDYLRDKQVVLPDHFPEKGRLKREAEYFQLPDLVKILTPDDNKQSPDDYCHSDYEEVSQGSDTRICPPSSLLPPDRKWGFITIGYRGSCTIGRESQADAKFRRVPRILVCGRIALVKEVFGESLNESRDPDRAPERYTSRFYLKFKHLERAFDMLSECGFHMVACNSSVTASFVNQYTDDKVWSSYTEYVFYREPSRWSSSHCDCCCKNGKGDKEGESGTSCNELSTSSCDSQSEASSPQETVICGPVTRQPNIQTLDRPAKKGPVQLLQQSEIRRKSDLLRTLTSSSRESNSSKKKAVKEKISIEEELEKCIQDFLKIKIPDRFPERKHPWQSELLRKYHL